Proteins co-encoded in one Acidimicrobiales bacterium genomic window:
- the hemL gene encoding glutamate-1-semialdehyde 2,1-aminomutase, producing MSALTNDELFARAQAVIPGGVNSPVRAFGSVGGTPYFVDRAEGPHIYDVEGNRYIDYVMSYGPGILGHAHPTVTAAVHAAAVKGTSYGAPTEAEVLLAEEMCARIDGMEMVRMVSSGTEATMTAIRLARGATGRDRIVKFAGNYHGHSDALLVAGGSGVAQQGLKGSEGVTAGAVADTVVAPYNVVPDLDETVAAVIVEPVAANMGLIAPNPGFLAGLRDACDAVGALLMFDEVITGFRLSRGGAAEWSGVQPDIWCFGKVIGGGLPVGAFGASREIMSHLAPLGPVYQAGTLSGNPLAMAAGLAQLSELTPAAYEQLTATATTLQDGMRGAFADAGVVAQVPRVGPLLGLFFGESLPTDFDSAKAICENGVYERFFHGMLEAGVALAPGAYEALFPSLAHDSDVVAATIGAVRRVAATL from the coding sequence GTGAGCGCGCTCACCAACGACGAGCTGTTCGCTCGGGCCCAGGCGGTCATCCCGGGTGGGGTGAACTCGCCGGTGCGGGCGTTCGGATCGGTCGGGGGCACGCCCTACTTCGTGGACCGGGCCGAGGGCCCCCACATCTACGATGTCGAAGGCAATCGCTACATCGACTACGTGATGAGTTACGGCCCGGGCATTCTCGGCCACGCCCATCCGACCGTCACCGCGGCGGTGCACGCAGCGGCGGTGAAGGGCACCAGTTATGGCGCCCCGACCGAAGCCGAGGTGTTGCTGGCCGAGGAGATGTGCGCCCGCATCGACGGCATGGAGATGGTGCGCATGGTGTCGTCGGGCACCGAGGCGACCATGACCGCGATCCGTCTCGCCCGCGGCGCGACCGGTCGTGATCGCATCGTGAAGTTCGCCGGCAACTACCACGGCCACTCCGATGCGTTGCTCGTGGCCGGAGGGTCGGGCGTCGCGCAGCAGGGGCTCAAGGGTTCCGAAGGCGTCACCGCCGGCGCGGTGGCCGACACGGTCGTGGCGCCCTACAACGTGGTGCCGGATCTCGACGAGACGGTCGCCGCGGTGATCGTCGAACCGGTGGCGGCCAACATGGGTCTCATCGCACCGAACCCCGGGTTCCTGGCCGGACTGAGGGACGCCTGCGACGCCGTGGGCGCGCTGCTGATGTTCGATGAGGTCATCACCGGCTTCCGGCTGTCCCGTGGCGGCGCGGCCGAGTGGTCCGGGGTGCAGCCCGACATCTGGTGCTTCGGCAAGGTCATCGGCGGGGGACTGCCGGTGGGCGCGTTCGGTGCGTCACGCGAGATCATGTCGCACCTGGCGCCGCTCGGGCCGGTGTACCAGGCGGGCACGCTGTCGGGGAACCCGCTCGCGATGGCCGCCGGCCTCGCCCAGCTGAGCGAGCTCACGCCCGCGGCCTACGAGCAGCTCACCGCAACGGCGACGACCCTGCAGGACGGCATGCGTGGCGCGTTCGCCGACGCCGGGGTCGTTGCCCAGGTGCCGCGGGTCGGTCCGTTGCTCGGTCTGTTCTTCGGTGAGTCCCTGCCGACCGACTTCGATTCGGCCAAGGCGATCTGCGAGAACGGGGTGTACGAACGCTTCTTCCACGGGATGCTCGAGGCCGGTGTGGCCCTCGCCCCTGGTGCCTACGAAGCGCTGTTTCCGTCCCTTGCCCACGATAGTGACGTCGTAGCGGCCACAATCGGTGCGGTTCGCCGGGTGGCGGCGACCCTCTGA
- the hemB gene encoding porphobilinogen synthase, giving the protein MTFPQRRLRRLRRTPVLRRMVTETRLHPDDLIAPLFVREGADEPRPIESLPGQFQHSRASLREEVRQLADLGVPAVVLFGIPERKDAEGSEAWNPDGIVQVALQDLRDDHGDDLVLIADLCVDEYTDHGHCGVLDDTGQPDNDATLELYERIAVAQATAGADIVAPSGMMDGQVFAIREALDDAGFDDTAILAYAAKYATALYGPFRDAVDVTIVGGGDRKGYQQDVANAREAMEEIREDIAEGADIVMVKPALPYLDVIARARAEVDIPIAAYHVSGEYAMVHAAAERGWVDLDAVAFEHTLAIKRAGADLILTYFARLLAEGMQ; this is encoded by the coding sequence GTGACCTTTCCCCAGCGGCGTCTCCGGCGTCTCCGTCGAACTCCTGTGCTCCGGCGCATGGTGACCGAGACCCGCCTCCATCCCGACGACCTGATCGCACCGCTCTTCGTGCGCGAGGGAGCCGACGAGCCCCGCCCGATCGAATCGCTGCCCGGCCAGTTCCAACACTCGCGGGCGTCGCTGCGAGAAGAGGTCCGCCAGCTCGCCGACCTGGGTGTGCCCGCCGTCGTGCTGTTCGGCATTCCCGAGCGCAAGGACGCCGAAGGCTCCGAGGCCTGGAACCCCGACGGCATCGTGCAGGTCGCGTTGCAGGACCTTCGTGACGATCACGGCGACGATCTCGTACTCATCGCCGATCTGTGCGTCGACGAATACACCGACCATGGCCACTGCGGCGTGCTCGACGACACCGGCCAGCCCGACAACGACGCCACCCTCGAGCTCTACGAACGGATCGCCGTCGCCCAGGCCACCGCGGGGGCCGACATCGTGGCGCCGTCGGGGATGATGGACGGCCAGGTGTTCGCGATCCGCGAGGCGCTCGACGACGCCGGCTTCGACGACACCGCGATCCTCGCCTACGCGGCCAAGTACGCCACCGCGCTCTACGGCCCGTTCCGCGACGCCGTCGACGTCACGATCGTGGGCGGTGGCGACCGCAAGGGGTACCAGCAGGACGTGGCCAACGCCCGCGAAGCGATGGAGGAGATCCGCGAGGACATCGCCGAGGGCGCCGACATCGTGATGGTCAAACCCGCGTTGCCGTATCTCGACGTGATCGCCCGGGCCCGGGCCGAGGTCGACATCCCGATCGCCGCCTATCACGTGAGTGGCGAGTACGCGATGGTCCACGCCGCCGCCGAACGAGGGTGGGTCGATCTCGACGCCGTCGCGTTCGAACACACCCTGGCCATCAAGCGAGCCGGCGCCGATCTGATCCTCACCTACTTCGCCCGTCTGCTGGCCGAGGGCATGCAGTGA
- a CDS encoding uroporphyrinogen-III synthase: MRVVVTRPREQSAALLDALEAEGADTVAVPVIEIADPPDGGAALRAGLAELGHGDWVVLSSPNGAVRVADALDGRPLRPGVSLAVIGPGTRARAEEVGLSVDAMPEDSIAEGLLEFLPGPPGAGGGRMLLARAEEARAVLPEGLRKRGWTVIDVAAYRTVSVPVSAEDVVACRHADAVAFTSASTVRHLLAGVGRDSLPPVLASIGPATSEQAVELGLHIDIESREHTIPGFAEAIATAIPQTVLLRPEPAAAADSQWMLEQYFVELDARFESGLDRAAALTTEPAEISPPNGLFVAGRLAGAPVACGVLKIVEPGVADIKRMWVSDRVRGRGVGRRLLRRLVAEGRALGLRRVQLETNRALTEAVALYQAEGFVEVPAFNEEPHADHWFALDFD, from the coding sequence GTGCGCGTCGTCGTCACCCGCCCACGCGAACAGTCGGCCGCGCTGCTCGACGCGCTCGAAGCCGAGGGAGCCGACACCGTTGCGGTGCCGGTGATCGAGATCGCCGATCCGCCCGACGGTGGGGCGGCGCTCCGGGCCGGCCTCGCCGAGCTGGGCCATGGCGACTGGGTCGTACTGAGCAGCCCCAACGGTGCGGTACGGGTGGCCGACGCGCTCGACGGGCGTCCGTTGCGACCGGGCGTCTCGCTCGCGGTGATCGGTCCAGGCACGCGAGCACGCGCCGAGGAAGTCGGCCTGTCGGTCGACGCGATGCCCGAGGACTCCATCGCCGAGGGCCTGCTCGAGTTCCTGCCGGGTCCGCCCGGCGCGGGCGGTGGACGCATGCTGCTGGCTCGGGCCGAAGAGGCGCGCGCGGTCCTGCCCGAGGGTCTGCGCAAGCGGGGGTGGACCGTCATCGACGTCGCCGCCTACCGCACCGTCAGCGTGCCCGTATCGGCCGAGGATGTCGTCGCCTGTCGCCACGCGGATGCGGTCGCCTTCACTTCCGCGTCCACGGTGCGGCACCTGCTCGCCGGCGTCGGCCGAGACAGCCTCCCGCCGGTACTGGCCTCGATCGGGCCGGCCACGAGCGAGCAGGCCGTCGAGCTCGGTCTCCACATCGACATCGAGTCGCGAGAGCACACGATCCCCGGCTTCGCCGAAGCCATCGCGACGGCGATCCCCCAGACGGTCCTGTTGCGACCCGAGCCCGCCGCGGCCGCTGATTCGCAATGGATGCTGGAGCAGTACTTCGTCGAACTCGACGCACGGTTCGAGTCCGGGCTCGACCGAGCCGCCGCACTCACCACGGAACCGGCCGAGATCAGCCCGCCCAACGGACTTTTCGTCGCCGGTCGTCTGGCCGGCGCGCCGGTGGCCTGCGGGGTGCTGAAGATCGTCGAACCCGGCGTGGCCGACATCAAACGCATGTGGGTCAGCGACCGGGTGCGTGGGCGCGGCGTCGGTCGTCGTCTCCTGCGCCGCCTCGTCGCCGAAGGGCGCGCCCTGGGTCTGCGGCGCGTGCAGTTGGAGACCAACCGGGCCCTCACGGAGGCGGTCGCCCTGTACCAGGCGGAGGGCTTCGTGGAGGTGCCGGCCTTCAACGAGGAACCCCACGCCGATCACTGGTTCGCACTCGATTTCGACTGA
- the hemC gene encoding hydroxymethylbilane synthase, translating into MLRAATRGSALARWQTQHVSALLADRHGEGVDEVIVSTLGDRDKSTPLHEIGGKGVFVKEVQAAVLDGRADIAVHSGKDLPAETPEELVLVAVPVRGDARDALVGCTWDGLPPGAHVATGSVRRRSQMAWLRPDLRFSELRGNVPTRMEKAVDFDAIVVASAAIDRLEIDAPVIDRLDPSVMVPQVAQGALAIECRADDSATIERLRAIEDAASRRAFDAERAFLSELGGDCDLPAGAHAVLHDDEIELVGMLATLDGRVLIRERRTGTVPEALGRSVARFLLDDAGGTDLLADAR; encoded by the coding sequence ATGCTGCGGGCCGCAACCCGGGGCAGCGCACTCGCGCGATGGCAGACGCAACACGTGAGCGCATTGCTGGCGGATCGACACGGCGAGGGGGTCGACGAGGTGATCGTGTCGACGCTCGGTGATCGGGACAAGTCCACGCCGCTGCACGAGATCGGTGGCAAGGGCGTCTTCGTGAAGGAAGTGCAGGCCGCAGTGCTCGACGGCCGTGCCGACATCGCCGTGCACTCGGGCAAGGATCTCCCGGCCGAGACACCTGAGGAACTGGTGCTCGTCGCCGTGCCGGTTCGGGGTGACGCCCGCGACGCGCTGGTCGGATGCACCTGGGACGGGTTGCCGCCGGGTGCTCATGTCGCCACCGGTTCCGTCCGACGGCGTTCGCAGATGGCCTGGCTGCGTCCCGACCTCCGCTTCTCGGAGCTGCGGGGCAATGTGCCCACCCGTATGGAGAAGGCCGTCGACTTCGATGCGATCGTGGTGGCTTCGGCCGCCATCGACCGGCTGGAGATCGACGCGCCGGTCATCGATCGACTCGACCCGTCGGTGATGGTGCCGCAGGTCGCGCAGGGCGCGCTCGCCATCGAGTGCCGCGCCGACGACTCGGCGACGATCGAACGACTCCGCGCCATCGAGGATGCCGCCTCCCGGCGCGCCTTCGATGCCGAGCGGGCCTTCCTCTCGGAGCTGGGCGGCGACTGCGATCTTCCGGCCGGCGCGCACGCCGTGTTGCACGACGACGAGATCGAACTCGTCGGCATGCTCGCCACCCTCGACGGACGGGTGTTGATCCGCGAGCGACGCACCGGCACCGTCCCCGAGGCCCTCGGCCGCTCGGTGGCCCGGTTCCTGCTCGACGACGCCGGCGGCACCGATCTCCTGGCGGACGCACGATGA
- a CDS encoding glutamyl-tRNA reductase, which translates to MSIVAIGCNHRSTPLAKLERMTIAPDDMAKALSGLGEADHLSEVVVVSTCNRIEVYAFAERFHGGYQDVREFLARQAGLAPEEVADHLYAHHDAEAVRHLFSVAAGLDSAVVGEHEILGQIRDAWETARDEGTVGSALGGLFRHAVETGKRARTETAIARGIASVSQAAVALADDRTGGIEGRTVLVVGAGEMAEGTVKSLAKAGAAEVLVANRTWERAVSLAGACGGRAVPLDELSDALAMIDVLVTTTGAQDLILEAADVDALAARRDRRGLVIVDVAVPRDVDPAARQIPGVTLLDMDDIGAFVDRGLEGRNTEVASVRAIVDAEVERYQAMVSAREVAPLIADLRSSAEATRETELARFAAKLSELEPGERAAVEALTKGIVNKLLHEPTVRLKDAAGRARGDRLAESLRDLFDL; encoded by the coding sequence GTGTCGATCGTCGCCATCGGTTGTAACCACCGGTCGACCCCGCTCGCCAAACTCGAGCGGATGACCATCGCGCCCGACGACATGGCCAAGGCGCTCTCCGGGCTCGGCGAGGCCGACCATCTCTCCGAGGTCGTCGTCGTGTCCACGTGCAACCGCATCGAGGTCTACGCGTTCGCGGAACGCTTCCACGGCGGCTACCAGGACGTGCGCGAGTTCCTGGCCCGTCAGGCCGGACTGGCGCCCGAAGAGGTCGCCGACCATCTCTACGCCCACCACGACGCCGAGGCCGTGCGTCACCTCTTCTCGGTCGCCGCCGGACTCGACTCGGCCGTGGTCGGCGAACACGAGATCCTCGGTCAGATCCGCGATGCGTGGGAGACCGCCCGCGACGAAGGCACGGTCGGTTCGGCGCTCGGCGGGCTCTTCCGTCACGCGGTCGAGACCGGCAAGCGGGCCCGCACCGAGACGGCCATCGCTCGCGGCATCGCATCGGTCTCGCAGGCTGCCGTGGCGTTGGCCGACGATCGCACCGGCGGCATCGAAGGACGCACCGTGCTGGTGGTCGGGGCCGGCGAGATGGCCGAGGGCACCGTGAAGTCGTTGGCCAAGGCCGGTGCCGCCGAGGTGCTCGTGGCCAACCGCACCTGGGAACGAGCCGTTTCGTTGGCGGGAGCGTGTGGCGGGCGAGCCGTGCCGCTCGACGAGCTGAGCGACGCACTCGCGATGATCGACGTTCTCGTCACCACCACCGGCGCACAGGATCTCATCCTCGAAGCCGCCGATGTCGACGCGCTGGCTGCTCGCCGCGATCGGCGCGGTCTCGTGATCGTCGACGTGGCCGTCCCTCGCGACGTCGATCCGGCCGCCCGGCAGATCCCCGGGGTCACGCTGCTCGACATGGACGACATCGGGGCATTCGTCGATCGGGGCCTCGAGGGTCGCAACACCGAGGTCGCCAGCGTGCGGGCCATCGTCGATGCCGAGGTCGAGCGCTACCAGGCGATGGTCTCCGCTCGCGAAGTCGCGCCGCTCATCGCCGACCTGCGGTCGAGCGCCGAAGCGACGCGCGAGACCGAGCTCGCCCGGTTCGCGGCCAAGCTCTCCGAGCTCGAACCCGGCGAACGGGCCGCCGTCGAGGCACTCACCAAGGGCATCGTCAACAAGCTCCTCCACGAGCCCACAGTTCGACTCAAGGACGCGGCAGGTCGCGCCCGCGGCGATCGTCTCGCCGAATCGCTCCGTGACCTCTTCGATCTCTGA
- a CDS encoding redox-sensing transcriptional repressor Rex: protein MATGHIPEATVARLPVYLRSLTDLAAAGEATTSSDVLAERAGVNAAKVRKDLSYLGTHGTRGVGYDVRHLTFEVSRALGVANTWPVVVCGLGNLGRALANHTGFTERGFPIVAAVDVDPDLIGTTVDGVAIHAPERLGDLVASLGVAIGVITTPASAAQQTADLLVAAGVRSILDFSPTVVNVPDHVEVRMVDLSTELQILGFHLQRDVLPGGPM, encoded by the coding sequence GTGGCAACCGGACACATTCCCGAGGCAACCGTGGCCCGTCTGCCCGTGTACCTGCGCAGCCTCACCGATCTCGCGGCAGCGGGCGAAGCCACCACGTCGTCGGATGTCCTGGCCGAACGAGCGGGGGTCAACGCGGCCAAGGTGCGCAAGGATCTGAGCTACCTCGGTACCCACGGCACACGGGGGGTGGGCTACGACGTCCGTCACCTCACGTTCGAGGTCAGCCGCGCGCTCGGCGTGGCCAACACCTGGCCCGTCGTGGTGTGTGGGCTGGGAAACCTCGGTCGTGCGCTGGCCAACCACACGGGTTTCACCGAACGGGGGTTTCCGATCGTGGCGGCCGTCGATGTCGATCCCGACCTGATCGGCACGACGGTCGACGGGGTGGCCATCCACGCGCCCGAGCGGCTCGGCGACCTGGTCGCCTCGCTCGGTGTCGCGATCGGTGTCATCACCACCCCGGCCTCCGCTGCGCAGCAGACCGCCGACCTTCTCGTGGCCGCGGGCGTGCGCTCGATACTCGACTTCAGCCCGACGGTCGTGAACGTGCCCGACCACGTCGAGGTGCGCATGGTGGACCTCTCCACCGAGCTCCAGATCCTCGGCTTTCACCTGCAACGCGACGTGCTCCCCGGCGGCCCGATGTGA